Proteins encoded in a region of the Candidatus Hydrogenedentota bacterium genome:
- a CDS encoding 4Fe-4S dicluster domain-containing protein, which yields MGHIAGGQREYELLRRRMDRNVSGTPDSPAVMRILEILYTPEEAAFARRIPVMPTPVRKLSKSLGMPEDELRDRLSDLARRGLMFDFERNGERFYGLPPVLGGVFEYIMMRERAGLPIEELARLFDEYMNSDGFMKAGFMGQTPFARTYVREESLPEDDHAEILDYERVTRLVETASLISIGLCSCRHKNSHLGKACDRPQRTCLSLNTAAESMIHGGIAEPIDARGALRVIDECKAAGLAQIGDNVQHNIGFICNCCRCCCILTKGVRTMGLNHAIVSSNWVAEMDDAKCAGCGRCAETCPVDALGVAPAGNGNGKRAVLEQDLCLGCGVCETRCNRGAIRMKPRPQKVFTPETTFDMVGHMAIERGKVSEILFDDPESLGHRALGRFMGLLEKSPPWKAAMAVQPLRSAFLNTVFAFSKEVRQERATGRAAMEGRKKS from the coding sequence ATGGGCCACATAGCGGGCGGACAGCGCGAGTATGAACTGCTGCGGCGGCGGATGGACCGCAATGTCTCGGGCACGCCGGACTCGCCCGCAGTCATGCGGATTCTGGAAATCCTGTACACGCCGGAGGAGGCGGCCTTTGCCCGGCGCATCCCCGTAATGCCCACGCCGGTGCGGAAACTCTCCAAGTCGCTGGGCATGCCGGAGGACGAGCTGCGGGACCGGCTGTCGGACCTGGCGCGGCGCGGGTTGATGTTCGATTTCGAGCGGAACGGCGAGCGGTTTTACGGGCTGCCGCCGGTGCTGGGGGGCGTCTTCGAGTACATCATGATGCGCGAGCGCGCGGGGCTTCCGATTGAGGAGCTGGCGCGGCTCTTCGACGAGTACATGAACAGCGACGGGTTCATGAAGGCGGGCTTCATGGGGCAGACGCCCTTCGCGCGGACCTATGTGCGCGAGGAGTCCCTGCCGGAGGACGACCACGCGGAGATACTGGACTACGAGCGGGTGACGCGGCTGGTGGAGACCGCCTCGCTCATCAGCATCGGCCTGTGCTCGTGCCGCCACAAGAACAGCCACCTGGGCAAGGCCTGCGACCGGCCCCAGCGCACCTGCCTCTCCCTGAACACGGCGGCCGAGTCCATGATCCACGGCGGCATCGCCGAGCCGATTGACGCGCGCGGCGCGCTCAGGGTGATTGACGAGTGCAAGGCGGCCGGGCTGGCCCAGATCGGCGACAATGTCCAGCACAACATCGGCTTCATCTGCAACTGCTGCCGCTGCTGCTGCATCCTGACGAAGGGCGTGCGCACCATGGGCCTGAACCACGCCATCGTCTCCTCGAACTGGGTGGCGGAGATGGACGACGCCAAGTGCGCCGGATGCGGCCGCTGCGCCGAGACCTGCCCCGTGGACGCGCTCGGGGTGGCGCCCGCCGGAAACGGCAACGGGAAGCGCGCCGTCCTCGAGCAGGACCTGTGCCTCGGCTGCGGCGTCTGCGAGACCCGGTGCAACAGGGGCGCCATCCGCATGAAGCCGCGCCCGCAGAAGGTGTTCACCCCCGAGACCACCTTCGACATGGTGGGCCACATGGCCATTGAGCGGGGAAAGGTCTCGGAGATACTCTTCGACGACCCGGAGAGCCTGGGCCACCGCGCCCTCGGGCGTTTCATGGGGCTGCTGGAGAAGTCTCCGCCATGGAAGGCCGCCATGGCCGTGCAACCCCTGCGCTCCGCGTTCTTGAACACGGTTTTCGCCTTCTCCAAAGAGGTCCGCCAGGAGCGCGCCACGGGCCGCGCCGCGATGGAGGGGCGGAAGAAGTCCTGA
- a CDS encoding SGNH/GDSL hydrolase family protein, with protein MLACLSLLMLSVAGEPVATVRVTGAWTVEAVSTSFDIAPPKRESARNEAHAGIPVFNPQAGGWIKGARLKNLIAEECTATGALVPDTLRLKPAPDADTAFVSGVDYDLDPFWGTFGRLEGGAIAEGQTVYADYEYEHSRLDSIAMDKSGMLRLAQGTPAPALALPPALNPGEGVLANVFVPAGCTALTDENIFLRYVSSPRFTTCIVWDEAAALLPKTLAKLERGEPLTYVAFGDSVTNGGGVDGHKELWYQHVFAARLRERFPKAQITALTAAWGGGNSAGYLSAPAGGRYDFQRDVLDPKPDLVTVEFVNDAYLDEEAVQAHYAGLLGKLRSVGAEVILITPHLVRPDWLQSETLKVDEDPRPYVRGLRRFAGENGVALADASRLWCSLHLQGLPYVTLLANGINHPDARGHAVFADALMALFPER; from the coding sequence ATGCTTGCCTGCCTTTCGCTGCTTATGCTGTCCGTTGCCGGGGAACCCGTGGCAACCGTCCGGGTAACGGGCGCGTGGACCGTGGAGGCGGTTTCCACCTCTTTTGACATTGCCCCGCCCAAACGGGAGTCGGCGCGGAATGAGGCGCATGCGGGCATCCCGGTCTTCAACCCGCAGGCGGGCGGGTGGATCAAGGGCGCGCGCCTGAAAAACCTCATCGCGGAGGAATGCACCGCGACGGGCGCGCTGGTGCCGGACACCCTGCGCCTGAAACCCGCGCCGGACGCGGACACGGCCTTTGTCTCCGGCGTGGACTATGACCTGGACCCCTTCTGGGGCACCTTTGGCCGTCTGGAGGGGGGCGCCATCGCGGAGGGCCAGACGGTCTACGCCGACTATGAGTACGAGCACAGCCGCCTGGACAGCATCGCGATGGACAAGTCGGGAATGCTCCGGCTGGCACAGGGCACACCCGCCCCGGCGCTGGCGCTGCCCCCGGCGTTGAACCCCGGCGAGGGGGTGCTGGCGAATGTCTTCGTGCCTGCGGGCTGCACGGCCCTCACGGACGAGAACATCTTTCTCCGATACGTCTCATCACCACGTTTCACCACGTGCATAGTGTGGGATGAGGCGGCGGCGCTGCTGCCGAAAACGCTGGCCAAACTGGAGCGCGGCGAGCCCCTGACGTATGTCGCCTTCGGCGACAGTGTCACCAACGGCGGCGGCGTGGACGGCCACAAGGAGCTGTGGTACCAGCATGTCTTCGCCGCGCGGCTGCGGGAGCGTTTTCCGAAGGCGCAAATCACTGCGCTCACGGCGGCCTGGGGCGGCGGGAACAGCGCGGGCTACCTCTCCGCGCCCGCCGGGGGCCGGTACGACTTTCAGCGGGACGTGCTGGACCCGAAGCCGGACCTGGTCACTGTCGAGTTTGTGAACGACGCCTATCTGGACGAGGAGGCCGTGCAAGCGCACTACGCCGGGCTGCTGGGAAAACTCCGGAGCGTTGGCGCCGAGGTCATCCTCATCACCCCGCACCTGGTGCGGCCCGACTGGCTGCAATCGGAGACCCTGAAAGTGGATGAGGACCCCCGGCCCTATGTGCGCGGCCTGCGGCGTTTCGCCGGGGAGAACGGGGTCGCCCTCGCCGACGCGTCGCGCCTGTGGTGCAGCCTGCACCTGCAGGGCCTGCCGTATGTCACCCTGCTGGCCAACGGCATCAACCACCCCGACGCGCGCGGCCACGCGGTCTTCGCCGACGCGCTCATGGCGCTGTTCCCGGAGCGGTAG
- a CDS encoding DUF1080 domain-containing protein, whose translation MRRITCSLISLCLLAVLGISCSCATTVSGSRPGKDDFRVTRGGIRKGTKDFTIRAVHVPGVCEKGPALDLAMLARIAEVGGNTVAMDLCGFSPDGAALDPATVETVTAYAERCKEQGMSPLLRVLGGVAGDAKVRERAALAAADALSGEARAVYWIDGPDAANLAKKFKRAAPNLTVAAPANGDILVAEALPEGKVSVPVLINGAYPKDGCPDTHFVVPHSDTIYPALDKAFTNPVELAPWTPDNSVLSEEERAEGFISLFDGKTLDGWWSRNPKVQSFDVRDGNIDWVRGGGGALMTRDRYENFILRLEWKIGYGGNSGVWLRAPRESRSSMIGFEYQMMGDSDLTEPTDTSTASVYSVLPPLAIANKPEGEWNYSEMILDGPHYKAYLNGVLVQDVNFDDHDELRTRLRRGFICLTDHACEVSFRNIRVKKL comes from the coding sequence ATGCGCCGTATAACCTGTTCCCTCATAAGTCTCTGCCTGCTGGCAGTCCTGGGCATTTCATGCTCCTGCGCCACCACGGTTTCCGGGTCCAGACCCGGCAAGGACGACTTCCGCGTGACCCGGGGCGGCATCCGCAAGGGCACCAAAGATTTCACCATCCGCGCGGTGCATGTGCCGGGGGTCTGCGAGAAGGGCCCCGCCCTCGACTTGGCCATGCTCGCCCGCATCGCGGAGGTGGGCGGCAACACGGTGGCCATGGACCTGTGCGGGTTCAGCCCGGACGGCGCGGCCCTGGACCCGGCCACCGTGGAGACGGTGACGGCCTACGCCGAGCGCTGCAAGGAACAGGGCATGTCGCCGCTGCTGCGGGTGCTGGGGGGCGTGGCCGGGGACGCGAAGGTGCGGGAGCGCGCCGCGCTGGCGGCGGCGGACGCGCTTTCCGGCGAGGCGCGCGCGGTGTACTGGATTGACGGGCCGGACGCGGCGAACCTGGCGAAGAAGTTCAAGCGGGCCGCGCCGAACCTCACGGTGGCCGCGCCCGCGAACGGGGACATTCTGGTGGCGGAGGCGCTGCCGGAGGGGAAAGTGTCCGTGCCGGTGCTGATCAACGGCGCGTACCCGAAGGACGGCTGCCCGGACACGCATTTCGTGGTGCCCCACAGCGACACCATTTACCCCGCCCTGGACAAGGCGTTCACGAACCCCGTCGAGCTTGCCCCCTGGACCCCGGACAACAGTGTCCTTTCCGAAGAGGAGCGGGCCGAAGGGTTCATCTCCCTCTTTGACGGCAAGACCCTGGACGGCTGGTGGTCGCGAAATCCGAAGGTGCAGTCCTTCGATGTGCGCGACGGGAACATTGACTGGGTGCGCGGCGGCGGCGGCGCCCTGATGACCCGCGACCGCTACGAAAATTTCATCCTGCGCCTTGAATGGAAAATCGGCTACGGCGGCAACAGCGGCGTTTGGCTGCGCGCCCCGCGCGAGTCCCGCTCCTCCATGATCGGGTTTGAGTACCAGATGATGGGCGACAGCGACCTCACGGAGCCGACCGACACCAGCACGGCTTCAGTCTACAGTGTGCTGCCCCCGCTGGCCATCGCCAACAAGCCCGAGGGCGAATGGAACTATTCGGAGATGATTCTTGACGGCCCGCATTACAAGGCCTACCTGAACGGGGTGCTGGTGCAGGATGTCAATTTTGACGACCACGACGAGCTGCGCACCCGCCTGCGCCGGGGCTTCATCTGCCTGACGGACCACGCCTGCGAGGTGTCCTTCCGCAACATCCGGGTGAAAAAACTGTAA